The following is a genomic window from Myxocyprinus asiaticus isolate MX2 ecotype Aquarium Trade chromosome 38, UBuf_Myxa_2, whole genome shotgun sequence.
ATAATTTTCAACGCAACTCCTGAGACTTCCACAGAAAAATTGAGGGAGCACTACAGCATGACATCGGCTAATCCAGCACTTACAACCCCTGCAACAATAGAAAGAGTAGTTACAACCATGGGCTATATTCTTAGTGCAGGATCCATTTCGATAATCTCCACCAACCTTCTAGTAGCCATTGCTCTGGTCCTGCTCATCCGCAAGAAGGGCTACCACAGTTGGTGCTTCGCCTTAAGCCTTTCTATTGCAGACATTCTAGTTGGTGTAGCCATCACTGGCATTGCCACTGATGCTCTTGAAGGACGGACGGCCTCTATGCAAAAGGACATATGTTTGTTGCGCATGGCCTTCGTCATTGCACCAACTGCTGCCTCCATCCTCACCATGTTCTTCATCTCAATGGACCGCTATGTTGCCATTAAATTTCCTTTGCGGTATTCGCAACTAATGAGCAAGAAGATGGTTGCTGGAAGTCTGGTTCTGCTCTGGATGATGTCTGTAACTGTGGGCTTTTTGCCCTGCATAGTGGAGCCAATGCAGCAGAAACATTATAAGAATGTTTGTACGTTCTTCTCTGTCATAGAGCCTCAAAGCATCATTGTAGTCTTTTGTGCTTTTTTCTTCCCCCTACTTTCTGTCTTTATCTATTTCTACATGGACATCCTCAAAATTGCCTGTGGCCACCAGCAGCGCATTCAGCAAATGGGTTCACTCTTTCTGCCGCCCGGACGTTACTGGGGTCACGTAAAAGCCCTGCGGACTGTTGCTGTTCTAGTCAGTTGCTTCACACTCTGCTGGTGCCCTTTCTTTGTGGTCAGTATTGTGCAGGTGTTGTGTCCCACCTGTAAACTTTATCACTTCTTGGAGAACCATCTCTGGTTGCTGGGAATCACAAACTCGCTTATCAATCCTCTTGTTTATGCCTGCTGGCAGAAGGAGGCAAGGTATCAGATATGTGAGGTCTTTGCTCATATTAAAGTCATGTTGTGTTGTATGACACACTCCAAGACAGCTGACAGATGCCACACTGACCAAACAACTGTTGGTCAGGCTGTAAGATTTCACGAAAGGACACTGCCTGTCCATTTAAATTGCAGTGAGCCTATCATAATTCCTGATCAACATACTGAAAACATTCCCAGTAGACTGAGAATGTCAGTTTAGGAAACTGTAAAAGATCTTCGACATCAGCAAtcaaatggcaaatgttccttaATGGATGTGAATTGCAGAGTATCTGTTCTTCTGCACATTTAACAGAGCAGAtgtctttatttgctttttgattCCCCTTGCACTTAACACAAGGCATTCAAAATAACCAGAGCACTTAGTTCTTGTCCAGTTTCCACTCGTTTGATATTATCCATTGTAAAATAAGAGACTGTATTAGACAAAGCTCATATAGGCTATATACAACAGTGTTTGtatgttttgattttttaaacCATTAACCCTTATGAATTTGTAACCATGAAGCTGTGTATAGCATTTAAACAGCAACTGTGAATatttattcacaaataaatgtgattttagtgagatTACAGGGAAATGAACCCTGATATGCAGAAAAATAAGAACTAAATATTATAAACTATATATGCATCACCGAGTTtttttatgggtgtttctttaattTCAGGcattttcatgtcccaggggttgatttttattaaaacgaacAGACTTcaaatgaaggtcacattaaaactgtctttgaaattttttatcatttcaaaatttgtgtaaaaattatttctatacaTTTGTAAAGAATTATGGCGGTTGTGGTATAATTTCCTCCACAACAAAAATTTTGCCttagtaaagtaaaaaaaagaaaaataaatttagtGTACTTTTAAACCAAGTCAGCATAAGTGTCAATGAAGAGCTTGAGATTATTTGCAAATGATGTTTGAGgaaaacaagtaaaaataaaaagtaaatataacATGTGAGtagattaggctacttttattgGGCggcatttccaatcaagctgtgttttgacaaattatgcaaaaagtgtgaaaatattattaaactgTATGTATTGCATATTGCATATATAATTGTGACATTATTACAGACAGCATCAGTTTCTTTTAAAAAGTGGATGGGACATTTGGGGGAGCGAGGGTTAGCGAACCAAGTATAGCGCACGTCGGGGTGCACGAGAAAACATCGCAGCCCGCTATCACTCAACGCCACTTATAACAGTCGCAACAAGCACCCATTTACCTATAGCAAGCTCCAGTGCTGGATCGCCACTCATTATAGCaaacataaatgaaataaaaaactcctgctcaagaactggataTGTTTCTTCTGCATTGGACACTAACCTGACGAAGGCTATTTAAAAAAGTGGTGGGACAAaactggcaaaggcaaaaagtggtagggacacgTCCAACCCGTTCCACCCATAAATGACGCCTGTGATTacggatacataaaatgttagctataaaattaACTTTAGCTAGACAAAGGAGTcgtccattttatttcaaaaacattaaaaatgtgatttccatcaccgtcatttccaccacagaattcaaTTAAACACAATTCAGAATTTGAGATGGGGTGGAAATGACAGTGGTTGGTATTttgttcatgactttcagaaaaaatgaaatgaatatcCTGTGatgcacatacactgttggactttgttagtagacaaaaaaataaaaataaaaataaataaataaataattcagtgtgtgaaaaatgttttattgaggctttactttctagaagttcacagtgctaaaagtacCCGAAGTTGAAGATCTACCCTTACATCTATCTACTATTTATATATAATGTAACAGAGTTACATTGTCAAAAATGGAGTAACCTACGTGAAATTAGATTACGTAACTATTTGCATGCATTTAATATTCAGGAGGCCTAATGGAATATCTATATGTAGCATATGCTTTATATCTGCTTATTGTTCATTGTCCTTAAGTTGTAGAACCGGTTGTAAAGTTCGGGAAATatactttaaaactttaaaacataCTCAAGAAAACGTCACatcctagagagagagagagatgagcctCACTTTTACGTCTGAGGCTATTTGTCAGTGAACTACAAATCCCACAACCCCGTTCCCAGTTCAATCCGGAAGAAAATAGCATCACGTGTCGGTGGAATTAAACGCTTCCGGTGTCACTGCTGGCTGATCATAATGAAGTAAGTGATGCTCTGTGTCTTTACATTTAATAGAAACAACACCCCTATATATGTAGTCATATATTTCTTATTatggtaatattttgagaatacagTTACTTGAACTCTTCGTCACGATAAAGGCATGTCGGTTGAGCAGAAAGCAAAAAACTAGCCTCAATCTTGCATGTGTATTCATTACCTCCATACAGTCCGCTCACCAAAGTGAAGCTCATCAATGAACTGAATGAAAGAGAAGCTGAACTGGGCGTCAAAGACAATGTGTCCTGGCATTCAGTCTATAAGGACAGTGCCTGGATCTTCATCGGTGAGCAGTTTGATCGCATTCTCAAATTATAACAGAATATTCTGGTAGTGGCTTTAAAAACCCAGactacctacctagacagcatttatgAGCATTTAAGGCACATTGATGTTTAAAAATGCTGATAAGATAGGCAGTTCACTGTGACTCGGCCTGCATGCTTCCGTTTAAACCTGACCCAAACACAGAGTTTACACTTGACCAGATGGTGGCAGCAGTCACCTATTTCTCTATAGTCTTTGTCTTTAGATACTCATGTTGGTACACGGTGTACAGTTACATAATGATTGTATTGTATCTATTCTGAAGATCTGCCGATCGTACAAATTATTTGTCAGTGAATTTTGTAAATTAAAAGCGTTTatagaatggtgaccaaattagCATTGTAAGGCTGTTATGTGACTCTAAACATGTTGTAATCTGCAGGTGGCTTCCCATATGAGCTGACAGAAGGAGACATCATCTGTGTTTTCTCTCAGTAGGTCCTAATTGCTCaagccaacattttttttaacctACACTTCAAACATATCTTTCCTTGCTTAAGAATTCAGTACTTATAGCATTTTTCTACTAgtaaagcttaaagggatagtgcacctaaaaatgaaaattctctcatcatttactcgtcctcatgccatcccagacatgtatgactttctttcttctgctgaacacaaagatttttagaagaatatttcagctctgtaggtccatacaacgcaagtgaatggtgaccataactttgaaggtccaaaaaacacataaaggcagcataaaattaatccataagacttcagtggttaaatctgtcttcagaagtgatataataggtgtgagtgagaaacagatcaatatttaagtcatttttttccaataaatctctactttcacattctggaagtggagttttatagtaaaaaaggatttaaatattgatctgtttctcacccaaagcgaatCCATTGGTTtagaagtcttatggattacttttatgctgcctttatgtgatttttggggcttcaaagttttggtcaccattcacttgcattgtatgaacctacagagctgaaatattcttctaaatatctttgtgttctacagaagaaagtcatacacatctgggatggcatgaaggtgagtaaatgatgagagaatttccatttttgggtgaactgtctctctTTAATCCTCCTCTGTGTATCTCAGGTATGGAGAGATTGCTAACATCAATCTGGTTCGAGATAAAAAAACGGGCAAATCAAAGGGATTCTGCTTCCTGT
Proteins encoded in this region:
- the LOC127429316 gene encoding glucose-dependent insulinotropic receptor-like; translation: MIIFNATPETSTEKLREHYSMTSANPALTTPATIERVVTTMGYILSAGSISIISTNLLVAIALVLLIRKKGYHSWCFALSLSIADILVGVAITGIATDALEGRTASMQKDICLLRMAFVIAPTAASILTMFFISMDRYVAIKFPLRYSQLMSKKMVAGSLVLLWMMSVTVGFLPCIVEPMQQKHYKNVCTFFSVIEPQSIIVVFCAFFFPLLSVFIYFYMDILKIACGHQQRIQQMGSLFLPPGRYWGHVKALRTVAVLVSCFTLCWCPFFVVSIVQVLCPTCKLYHFLENHLWLLGITNSLINPLVYACWQKEARYQICEVFAHIKVMLCCMTHSKTADRCHTDQTTVGQAVRFHERTLPVHLNCSEPIIIPDQHTENIPSRLRMSV